A region from the Vulpes lagopus strain Blue_001 chromosome 5, ASM1834538v1, whole genome shotgun sequence genome encodes:
- the LOC121490414 gene encoding olfactory receptor 6C4-like yields MKNRTFTEFILLGFTNQPEVQVVICIFLFLIYVISVLGNLTIIILTLVDPHLQTPMYFFLRNFSFLEVSFTSIFIPRFLTSVTTGNKVISFAGCFIQYFFAIFLGATEFYLLASMSYDRYVAICKPLHYLTIMSNRICIQLVFCSWLGGFLAILPPIILMSQVDFCASNILNHYFCDYGPLLEIACSDTSLLEMIILFVASVTLVVTLLLVTFSYTYIIRTILRIPSAQQRKKAFSTCSSHMIVVSLSYCSCMFMYINPSAKEEGTFNKGMAVLITSITPLLNPFIYTLRNQQVKQAFKDTIKKIVKL; encoded by the coding sequence ATGAAAAACAGGACGTTTACTGAGTTTATTCTGTTGGGCTTCACAAATCAACCTGAGGTCCAAGTCGTGATATGCATCTTTCTGTTCCTCATCTATGTGATAAGTGTCCTGGGAAATTTGACGATTATCATTCTCACTCTAGTAGATCCTCACCTCCAGACCCCCATGTATTTCTTCCTCCGGAATTTTTCCTTCTTAGAAGTTTCCTTCACATCCATTTTTATTCCCAGATTTCTGACCAGTGTGACAACAGGAAATAAGGTCATCAGTTTTGCTGGATgctttattcaatatttttttgctATATTTCTTGGGGCAACAGAATTTTACCTCTTGGCTTCTATGTCCTATGACCGCTATGTTGCCATATGCAAACCCTTGCATTACCTGACCATTATGAGCAATAGGATCTGCATACAACTCGTGTTCTGCTCCTGGCTGGGAGGATTCCTAGCTATCTTACCCCCAATCATCCTGATGAGCCAGGTGGATTTCTGTGCCTCCAATATTCTGAATCACTATTTCTGTGATTATGGGCCTCTATTGGAGATTGCCTGCTCAGACACAAGCCTCCTAGAAATGATTATCCTTTTTGTGGCATCTGTGACTCTAGTGGTTACACTGCTGCTGGTGACATTTTCTTATACATACATTATCAGGACCATTTTGAGGATCccttctgcccagcaaaggaaaaaggCTTTTTCCACTTGTTCCTCCCACATGATTGTTGTCTCCCTCTCATATTGCAGCTGCATGTTTATGTACATTAATCCCTCTGCAAAAGAAGAAGGTACTTTCAACAAAGGAATGGCTGTACTCATTACCTCAATTACTCCCTTGTTAAACCCCTTCATTTATACTCTAAGAAATCAGCAAGTGAAGCAAGCATTCAAGGACACCATCAAAAAGATTGTGAAGCTTTAA